In Flavobacterium sp. N3904, one DNA window encodes the following:
- the ileS gene encoding isoleucine--tRNA ligase, with product MSTKFTEYKGLDLPTVASEVLDFWKEKNIFEKSVTTREGNTPYVFFEGPPSANGLPGIHHVMARAIKDIFCRYKTQKGFQVKRKAGWDTHGLPVELGTEKELGITKEDIGKKITVEEYNEACKKTVMRYTDVWNDLTEKMGYWVDMEDPYVTYKSKYMESVWWLLKQIYNKDLMYKGYTIQPYSPKAGTGLSSHEVNQPGSYRDVTDTTVVAQFKVLEDQKALVFNTFYDYISSNNLKHYKLERLDLDEIHFLAWTTTPWTLPSNTALTVGPRIEYVLVKTFNQYTFRPSNVILAKNLVGKQFGKGFFESTEPSDFENFKEGDKKIPFQILAECKGADLVGIRYEQLMQYALPYQNPENAFRVISGDFVTTEDGTGIVHTAPTFGADDAKVAKEATPEVPPMLVLDENENPVPLVNLQGKFTSHMGDLGGKYVKNEYYTDGDAPERSIDVEIAIRLKEENKAFKVEKYVHSYPHCWRTDTPILYYPLDSWFIKITEVRDRMFDLNETINWKPKATGEGRFGNWLKNANDWNLSRSRFWGIPLPIWRTEDGTEEILIGSVEELYDEIEKAVHAGVQGENPFKEFQIGNMSEENYDLIDLHKNVVDEITLVSASGKAMKREADLIDVWFDSGAMPYAQWHYPFENKDKIDANKDFPADFIAEGVDQTRGWFYTLHAIGTLVFDKIAYKNVVSNGLVLDKNGQKMSKRLGNAADPFETLKEYGPDATRWYMISNANPWDNLKFDLEGIAEVRRKFFGTLYNTYSFFSLYANIDGFKYAEAEIPIKERPEIDQWIISELNTLIADVDGFYADYEPTKAARAISEFVQENLSNWYVRLCRRRFWKGEYAQDKVAAYQTLYTCLLTISKLGAPIAPFFMDALYRDLTKTTQTEDFESVHLATFPVSVEKYVNKMLESKMQKAQTISSLVLSLRKKEMIKVRQPLQKIMIPILDKSQRVEIEAVSDLIKAEVNVKEIVLLDDASGILVKQIKPNFKALGPRFGKDMGLISKEIQNLSTEQISQFDKEGALTIVIAGNSVILSLEDVEISSQDIEGWLVAHSNGITVALDITISPELRQEGIARELVNRIQNIRKETGFEVTDKIKVHLQNNDTLETAVKANEDYIKSETLTEVLVFEEIIENGTEIEFDGITTKIIITKN from the coding sequence ATGAGCACAAAATTTACTGAATACAAAGGACTTGACTTGCCAACAGTGGCATCAGAAGTGCTGGATTTTTGGAAGGAAAAAAACATTTTCGAAAAAAGTGTAACCACCCGGGAAGGAAATACTCCTTACGTGTTTTTTGAAGGGCCGCCTTCGGCAAATGGATTGCCTGGAATTCATCACGTAATGGCGCGTGCGATTAAAGATATTTTTTGCAGATATAAAACCCAAAAAGGATTCCAAGTAAAGCGTAAAGCCGGTTGGGATACTCACGGATTGCCTGTAGAATTGGGTACTGAGAAAGAATTAGGGATCACCAAAGAAGATATTGGAAAGAAAATAACTGTAGAGGAGTATAACGAAGCGTGCAAAAAAACGGTAATGCGTTATACCGATGTATGGAATGACCTTACCGAAAAAATGGGGTATTGGGTTGATATGGAAGATCCTTACGTGACCTACAAATCCAAATACATGGAATCGGTTTGGTGGTTGTTGAAACAAATCTACAATAAGGATTTGATGTACAAAGGATATACCATTCAGCCGTATTCTCCAAAAGCGGGTACTGGTTTGAGTTCGCACGAAGTAAACCAACCGGGAAGTTACAGAGATGTAACGGATACCACGGTTGTGGCGCAGTTTAAAGTTTTAGAAGACCAAAAAGCTTTGGTTTTCAATACCTTTTATGATTACATCAGTTCCAATAATTTAAAGCACTATAAGTTAGAGAGACTAGACTTGGACGAAATTCATTTTCTAGCCTGGACAACTACACCTTGGACTTTGCCAAGTAACACGGCCTTGACCGTTGGTCCTCGAATAGAATATGTTTTGGTTAAAACATTCAATCAGTATACATTCCGTCCATCGAATGTGATTTTAGCTAAAAACCTTGTTGGCAAACAATTTGGGAAAGGATTTTTTGAAAGTACGGAGCCATCTGATTTTGAAAATTTCAAAGAAGGAGACAAAAAAATACCATTTCAAATCCTTGCAGAATGTAAAGGAGCTGACTTAGTAGGGATTCGGTACGAGCAATTGATGCAATACGCGTTGCCTTATCAAAATCCAGAAAATGCTTTTAGGGTAATTTCGGGAGATTTTGTTACAACTGAGGATGGAACCGGAATTGTGCACACTGCGCCAACTTTTGGAGCAGATGATGCCAAAGTAGCTAAAGAAGCTACACCTGAAGTGCCGCCAATGTTAGTATTGGACGAAAATGAAAATCCAGTTCCCTTAGTAAATTTGCAAGGGAAATTTACTTCACACATGGGAGATTTGGGTGGAAAATATGTAAAAAACGAATATTATACCGATGGTGATGCTCCGGAACGTTCTATAGATGTTGAGATTGCCATTCGATTAAAAGAAGAAAACAAAGCATTCAAAGTAGAGAAATACGTGCACAGTTACCCACATTGCTGGAGAACCGACACGCCAATTTTATATTATCCTTTGGATTCTTGGTTTATAAAAATCACCGAGGTTAGAGACCGTATGTTTGACCTGAACGAAACTATCAATTGGAAACCAAAAGCAACAGGAGAAGGACGTTTCGGGAATTGGTTGAAAAATGCCAACGACTGGAATTTATCCCGTTCTCGTTTCTGGGGAATTCCATTGCCAATTTGGAGAACCGAAGACGGAACAGAAGAAATCTTAATAGGTTCGGTGGAAGAATTATATGATGAAATCGAAAAAGCAGTTCATGCAGGAGTTCAAGGGGAGAATCCGTTTAAGGAATTTCAGATTGGAAACATGTCTGAAGAAAATTATGATTTGATTGATTTACATAAAAATGTAGTTGATGAAATTACATTGGTTTCTGCTTCTGGAAAAGCGATGAAGCGAGAGGCCGATTTGATCGACGTATGGTTTGATTCAGGAGCGATGCCTTATGCACAATGGCATTATCCTTTTGAAAACAAAGACAAAATAGACGCAAACAAAGATTTTCCAGCTGATTTTATTGCCGAAGGAGTAGATCAAACCAGAGGATGGTTTTATACTTTGCACGCCATTGGAACGTTAGTATTTGATAAAATAGCTTACAAAAATGTAGTTTCTAATGGTTTGGTGTTAGACAAAAACGGTCAAAAAATGTCAAAACGTTTGGGCAATGCAGCAGATCCTTTTGAAACTTTAAAAGAATACGGACCAGATGCCACACGTTGGTATATGATTTCGAATGCGAATCCTTGGGACAACTTAAAATTCGATTTAGAAGGAATTGCTGAGGTGCGTCGTAAGTTCTTTGGAACGTTGTATAACACTTATTCGTTCTTTAGTTTGTATGCCAATATAGACGGTTTCAAATATGCAGAAGCCGAAATACCGATAAAAGAAAGACCCGAAATTGATCAATGGATTATTTCAGAATTGAATACATTGATTGCAGATGTGGATGGTTTTTATGCCGATTATGAACCAACAAAAGCGGCTCGTGCCATATCAGAATTTGTTCAGGAAAATTTGAGTAACTGGTATGTTCGTTTGTGCCGTCGTCGCTTTTGGAAAGGAGAATATGCACAAGATAAAGTGGCTGCTTACCAAACGCTTTATACCTGTTTGCTAACCATAAGTAAGTTAGGAGCACCAATTGCACCTTTCTTTATGGATGCACTTTACAGAGATTTAACAAAAACTACGCAAACAGAAGATTTTGAATCAGTACATTTGGCCACTTTTCCAGTTTCAGTTGAAAAGTATGTTAATAAAATGTTAGAGAGCAAAATGCAGAAAGCGCAGACGATTTCGTCACTGGTTTTATCTCTTAGAAAAAAGGAGATGATCAAGGTACGTCAACCACTGCAAAAGATAATGATTCCAATACTTGACAAGAGTCAGAGAGTAGAAATTGAAGCGGTTTCAGATCTGATAAAAGCAGAAGTTAATGTAAAAGAAATCGTGCTTTTGGATGATGCATCTGGTATTTTGGTAAAACAAATTAAACCTAATTTTAAAGCCTTAGGACCACGCTTCGGAAAAGATATGGGATTGATTTCCAAAGAGATACAAAATTTATCTACAGAACAAATCTCACAATTTGACAAGGAAGGAGCGTTAACTATTGTTATTGCTGGAAATAGTGTAATTTTATCGCTAGAAGATGTAGAAATATCATCGCAAGATATAGAAGGATGGTTGGTTGCCCATTCAAACGGAATAACAGTTGCGTTGGATATTACAATTTCTCCCGAGTTGAGACAGGAAGGAATTGCAAGAGAATTGGTCAACAGAATTCAGAATATCCGTAAAGAAACAGGATTTGAGGTAACGGATAAAATTAAAGTACATTTGCAAAATAATGATACTTTGGAGACAGCAGTTAAGGCCAATGAAGACTATATTAAATCAGAAACATTGACGGAAGTGCTTGTTTTTGAGGAAATTATAGAAAATGGCACGGAAATTGAATTCGATGGAATAACAACAAAAATTATAATAACAAAAAATTAG
- a CDS encoding lipoprotein signal peptidase, producing MSLLKAYFLIVIILLVDQFSKIYVKTNFILGDEIHVFNWFQIHFIENEGMAWGTKIPGEYGKLILTLFRLVAVTGIGYWLWDAVERKKSSNYLIVAIALILAGAVGNIIDSVFYGVIFDDSHQQLATIFPEKPYGTWLNGQVVDMFYFPFIKDYPMPEWVPYFGGRNFTFFNAIFNVADMAISTGVGILIVFNKKAFHKN from the coding sequence ATGTCATTATTAAAAGCATATTTTCTTATCGTTATTATATTATTGGTGGATCAATTTTCTAAAATATATGTAAAAACAAATTTTATTTTAGGAGATGAAATCCATGTTTTCAATTGGTTTCAAATTCATTTTATCGAAAATGAAGGAATGGCTTGGGGAACCAAAATTCCTGGAGAATACGGAAAATTAATCCTAACTCTTTTCAGATTGGTTGCCGTGACCGGAATTGGTTATTGGTTATGGGATGCAGTTGAAAGAAAAAAAAGTTCCAATTATCTTATTGTAGCCATAGCATTGATACTTGCTGGTGCGGTTGGAAACATCATTGATTCTGTTTTTTACGGTGTGATTTTTGATGACAGTCACCAACAATTGGCCACAATATTTCCTGAAAAACCATATGGAACTTGGCTAAATGGTCAAGTAGTTGATATGTTCTATTTCCCTTTCATAAAAGATTATCCAATGCCAGAATGGGTTCCTTATTTTGGGGGACGTAATTTTACTTTTTTTAATGCTATTTTTAATGTTGCCGATATGGCTATTTCAACAGGAGTTGGGATTTTGATCGTCTTCAATAAAAAAGCATTTCATAAAAATTAA
- a CDS encoding succinylglutamate desuccinylase/aspartoacylase family protein, with protein sequence MKNSNPLVIFGESVLPGESKTIQLEIARLHSTTKLTIPIIVRRSKIEGPVVLFSGGIHGDEFNGIEIVRQLITKKINKPKKGTIICVPVINIYGFINRSRDFPDGRDLNRVFPGSKKGSLASRFAYNIITEIMPLVDYAVDFHAGGASRFNAPQIRLTPNNPEVKILADAFNAPFTLFSKNIVGSFRNSSEKLNVKMLLFEGGKSLDINHQVAQEGINGVKRLLHYLDMLDSKHEVPICKKTTIYIEKSGWLRAKCSGLLNDNNLVGQFVKKGTVLGMITDPFGKFERKIKAPNDGYVINANHSPIVYQGDAIYHLSNTAEDIEELIL encoded by the coding sequence ATGAAAAACTCAAACCCATTAGTGATTTTTGGCGAAAGCGTTTTGCCAGGAGAAAGTAAAACCATTCAACTGGAAATTGCCCGATTACATAGCACTACCAAACTCACTATACCAATTATTGTACGCCGTTCAAAAATTGAAGGACCGGTAGTCCTCTTTTCGGGAGGAATTCATGGAGATGAGTTTAATGGTATCGAAATCGTAAGACAACTCATTACAAAAAAAATAAACAAACCCAAAAAAGGAACCATTATTTGTGTACCGGTCATCAATATTTACGGATTTATCAACAGATCAAGAGATTTTCCGGACGGAAGAGATTTGAATCGGGTATTTCCCGGAAGCAAAAAAGGGTCATTGGCCAGTCGTTTTGCCTACAATATTATCACCGAAATAATGCCTCTAGTCGATTATGCGGTTGATTTTCATGCAGGTGGAGCTAGCCGATTTAATGCACCGCAAATCAGGCTGACACCAAATAATCCCGAGGTAAAAATACTAGCCGATGCTTTTAACGCTCCTTTTACACTCTTCTCAAAAAATATTGTGGGGTCCTTTAGAAATTCAAGTGAAAAACTAAATGTAAAAATGTTGTTATTTGAAGGCGGAAAATCGTTAGACATCAATCATCAGGTGGCACAGGAAGGCATAAATGGTGTCAAACGGCTGCTACACTATTTAGACATGTTAGACTCGAAACACGAAGTTCCAATTTGTAAAAAAACAACGATTTATATCGAAAAATCGGGTTGGTTGCGAGCCAAATGTTCAGGTTTATTAAACGATAATAATTTGGTGGGTCAATTTGTAAAAAAAGGAACCGTGTTAGGCATGATTACCGATCCATTCGGGAAATTTGAACGAAAAATAAAAGCTCCAAACGATGGATATGTCATCAATGCCAACCACTCTCCTATTGTTTATCAGGGAGATGCGATTTATCATCTTTCAAATACTGCCGAAGATATAGAAGAATTAATTTTATAA
- a CDS encoding DUF4255 domain-containing protein translates to MNLAKILDKLTKKITSEIAASNNGVVVSIELTNVATLNDGDEFLQEKSSIVLSVVNIEEDKTLKNQSLYKEYSGNGNSIEKYKRPAQNLILSLLFTSYNKNQNKYAEGLDKLEYIIKCLQNNNVFYYNDTNLFEQTEVTENNAKSMNKIILDLVSLKSDQLNQMWSYLGSRYMPSVLYSMRMIRVQNENNLPTDPIIDKAKVQLWTNDKSDIAGEIEATSFLLD, encoded by the coding sequence ATGAATTTAGCTAAGATACTTGACAAACTTACCAAGAAAATAACTTCTGAAATTGCTGCGTCAAATAATGGAGTTGTAGTAAGTATCGAGCTAACAAATGTTGCGACTTTGAATGATGGCGATGAATTTTTACAAGAAAAATCTTCAATAGTTCTTTCTGTTGTAAATATTGAGGAAGATAAAACATTAAAAAATCAAAGCCTATATAAAGAATATTCCGGAAATGGCAACTCCATTGAGAAATATAAAAGACCTGCACAAAATTTGATTTTGTCTCTATTATTTACTTCTTACAATAAAAATCAGAATAAATACGCCGAAGGGCTAGACAAACTAGAATACATCATCAAATGCCTGCAAAACAATAATGTGTTTTATTATAATGACACCAATTTATTTGAACAAACTGAGGTTACCGAAAATAATGCCAAATCAATGAATAAAATCATTTTAGACTTGGTGAGTTTAAAGTCGGATCAACTCAACCAAATGTGGTCTTATTTAGGAAGTAGATACATGCCCTCTGTATTATACTCCATGCGCATGATACGCGTACAAAATGAAAACAACCTACCAACGGATCCTATCATTGACAAAGCAAAAGTTCAACTGTGGACGAATGACAAAAGTGATATAGCAGGAGAAATCGAAGCTACTTCTTTCCTGCTAGACTAA
- a CDS encoding TraR/DksA family transcriptional regulator gives MVDEIARYSDADLAEFKEIIQNKIEKAQADLDLIKSAYMNDLNNGTDDTSPTFKAFEEGSEIMSKEANSQLAIRQEKFIRDLKNALFRVENKTYGVCRITGKLIGKERLKIVPHATMSIEAKNLQR, from the coding sequence ATGGTAGATGAAATTGCAAGATACTCTGACGCTGATTTGGCAGAGTTTAAGGAGATCATTCAGAACAAAATCGAAAAGGCTCAGGCTGATTTAGATTTGATAAAAAGTGCCTACATGAATGACCTTAACAATGGAACAGATGATACATCTCCCACATTTAAAGCATTTGAAGAAGGAAGCGAAATCATGTCTAAAGAAGCCAACTCCCAATTGGCCATTCGACAAGAAAAATTTATTCGTGATTTAAAAAACGCACTTTTCCGTGTTGAAAATAAAACCTACGGGGTTTGTAGAATTACAGGAAAATTAATCGGGAAAGAAAGATTAAAAATTGTTCCTCATGCTACAATGAGTATCGAAGCCAAAAACCTGCAACGATAA
- a CDS encoding 5-formyltetrahydrofolate cyclo-ligase yields the protein MLKKALRAKYKALRNELSEIEIEEKSLAIANQVLKLPIWEKTYFHLFLPIEEQKEVNTEFILHLLSGKDKEIVISKSNFATREMTHFLLTDNTKIKKNEYNIPEPVDGLEVPATKLDVVFVPLLSFDKKGHRVGYGKGFYDKFLSQCKPETIKIGLSFFEPEEQILDVFENDVLLDFCATPNGVYPF from the coding sequence ATGTTGAAAAAAGCATTACGAGCTAAGTATAAAGCATTACGAAACGAACTTTCCGAAATTGAAATTGAGGAAAAGAGCTTGGCTATTGCCAATCAAGTACTGAAGCTGCCTATTTGGGAAAAAACCTACTTCCATCTTTTTTTGCCAATCGAAGAACAAAAGGAAGTCAATACCGAATTTATTCTGCACCTTCTGTCTGGAAAAGACAAGGAAATTGTGATTTCAAAAAGTAATTTTGCAACTAGAGAAATGACTCATTTCCTTTTGACTGACAATACCAAAATTAAGAAAAACGAATACAACATTCCCGAACCTGTTGATGGTCTCGAAGTTCCTGCCACAAAACTTGATGTGGTTTTTGTACCTCTTTTGTCATTTGACAAAAAGGGACATCGAGTGGGTTATGGCAAAGGATTTTATGATAAATTCTTATCACAATGCAAACCCGAAACCATTAAAATTGGTCTTTCTTTCTTTGAACCCGAAGAACAAATTCTGGACGTTTTCGAAAATGATGTTTTGCTGGATTTTTGTGCAACACCGAATGGGGTTTATCCGTTTTAA
- a CDS encoding pyridoxal phosphate-dependent decarboxylase family protein: MLYWKKLSQKERQARIEKALNENVNFSLDTSLGYPASKLDNRVYNEEASFLADAPTLKTYVANPNHIGCHTLGTSEKAFKGTQEMEREVLDVLAVDIFKAEPKSYDGYISPGGTEANIQAIWMYRNYFGYKLGANPSEIAILASEDTHYSIPKAANLLMLDWLKIPVDFKTREIDTFQLENSIIKAKEKGKKYFIVISNMGTTMFGAIDDPNDYIQLLEKHNLVYKIHVDGAYGGFIYPFSNKECDLNFENPKISSITIDAHKMLQAPYGTGVFLCRKGLIENVLTKEAEYVEGMDLTLCGSRSGSNAVAVWMILFTYGPFGWCEKVRILQMRTQWLCDQLDELKVAYFREPFMNIVTIQAQFIEESLVKKFDLVPQKHNGDNLWYKIVIMDHVEVDHLSTFITDLKESLYVEKSITS, encoded by the coding sequence ATGTTGTATTGGAAAAAATTATCCCAAAAAGAAAGACAAGCCCGCATCGAAAAAGCATTGAATGAAAATGTAAATTTTTCTTTGGACACTTCGTTAGGATACCCTGCCTCTAAACTGGACAACCGGGTTTATAATGAGGAAGCCTCTTTCCTAGCAGATGCACCCACATTAAAAACCTATGTGGCCAACCCCAACCATATTGGCTGCCACACATTGGGCACTTCCGAAAAAGCGTTCAAGGGAACTCAGGAAATGGAACGCGAAGTTCTGGATGTTCTTGCTGTAGATATTTTTAAAGCCGAGCCCAAATCCTATGACGGATATATTTCGCCGGGAGGCACTGAGGCCAACATTCAGGCCATTTGGATGTATCGCAATTATTTTGGTTATAAATTGGGAGCAAACCCTTCCGAAATTGCCATTCTTGCATCTGAAGACACGCATTATTCCATTCCAAAAGCCGCAAATTTACTGATGTTGGATTGGTTGAAAATTCCGGTTGATTTCAAAACCAGAGAAATTGACACTTTTCAATTGGAAAATAGTATCATCAAAGCCAAAGAGAAAGGAAAAAAATATTTCATCGTGATATCCAACATGGGAACAACTATGTTTGGCGCCATAGACGACCCTAATGACTATATCCAACTTTTGGAAAAACATAATTTAGTGTACAAAATACATGTTGATGGTGCTTACGGAGGTTTTATTTATCCGTTTAGCAACAAAGAATGTGATCTTAATTTTGAAAATCCAAAAATCAGTTCCATAACCATAGATGCTCACAAAATGTTGCAGGCTCCTTATGGTACCGGTGTTTTTTTGTGTCGAAAAGGACTAATTGAAAACGTATTGACCAAAGAAGCAGAATATGTAGAAGGCATGGATTTGACGCTTTGTGGAAGCCGTTCTGGATCGAATGCTGTGGCAGTCTGGATGATTTTGTTTACCTATGGCCCTTTTGGATGGTGCGAAAAAGTACGCATTTTACAAATGAGAACACAATGGCTCTGTGATCAATTGGACGAATTGAAAGTTGCTTATTTCAGAGAACCGTTTATGAATATTGTGACCATTCAGGCGCAATTTATCGAAGAATCCTTGGTCAAAAAATTTGATTTGGTTCCCCAAAAACACAATGGTGATAATTTATGGTATAAAATTGTGATCATGGATCATGTAGAAGTAGATCATTTGAGTACTTTTATAACCGATCTAAAAGAGTCACTTTATGTTGAAAAAAGCATTACGAGCTAA
- the uvrC gene encoding excinuclease ABC subunit UvrC, with amino-acid sequence MTNPTLALQIQTLPDGPGVYQYYDKEGKILYVGKAKNLKKRVSSYFNKIHDTAKTNVLVKKIVTIKHIVVPTETDALLLENNLIKTLMPRYNVLLRDDKSYPWICIKKEPFSRIFPTRRMVKDGSEYFGPYTSFKTVNTILELIKELYPLRTCNYDLTKSNIDSGKFKVCLEYHIGNCKGPCEGLESLENYQKQVDAIREILKGNFKESMKDFKRLMTSLAQDMHFEEAQKIKEKIEVLENYQSRSTIVNPKITNIDVFSIVSDESAAFVNFLQISHGSIIRSHTMEIKKKLEETDEELLELAIIELRERFQLLSKEVIVPFEVDLGEQIKITVPQLGDKKQILDLSIRNAKFYRIEQLKQLQIVDPDRHTNRIMAQMKSDLRLPVEPRHIECFDNSNIQGTNPVAACVVFKDGKPSKKDYRHFNIKTVVGPDDFASMEEIVYRRYKRLLDENEPLPNLIIIDGGKGQLSSALKSIDALELRGKIAIIGIAKRLEELFYPGDSIPLYLDKKSETLKVIQQLRNEAHRFGITFHRDKRSKAALNSSIESIPGIGEKTMLTLIQHFKSVKRLKLATEKEISDVIGISKAKKITDFYKTLE; translated from the coding sequence ATGACCAACCCAACTTTAGCTCTTCAAATACAAACCCTACCCGACGGTCCTGGCGTATACCAATATTACGACAAGGAAGGAAAGATTTTGTATGTAGGAAAAGCCAAGAATCTTAAAAAAAGAGTTTCTTCTTATTTTAATAAAATCCATGATACTGCCAAAACCAATGTACTGGTCAAGAAAATTGTAACCATAAAACACATTGTTGTTCCCACAGAAACCGATGCACTTTTATTGGAAAACAATCTCATAAAAACACTTATGCCGCGGTACAATGTTTTGTTGCGGGATGATAAAAGTTACCCATGGATTTGCATTAAAAAAGAACCTTTTTCACGAATATTTCCCACCCGAAGAATGGTTAAGGATGGTTCGGAATATTTTGGGCCGTACACGAGTTTTAAGACTGTGAACACTATTTTGGAATTGATAAAAGAGTTGTATCCACTGCGAACTTGTAATTATGATTTAACTAAAAGTAACATTGATAGCGGGAAATTCAAAGTGTGTCTGGAATATCATATCGGCAATTGCAAAGGCCCTTGTGAAGGTTTGGAATCCTTAGAAAATTACCAAAAACAAGTTGATGCCATTCGGGAAATTCTAAAAGGAAATTTCAAGGAAAGCATGAAAGATTTTAAACGTCTAATGACTAGTTTGGCTCAAGACATGCATTTTGAAGAAGCTCAAAAAATAAAAGAAAAAATTGAAGTGCTGGAGAATTACCAATCGCGTTCTACGATTGTAAATCCGAAGATCACCAATATTGATGTTTTCTCTATTGTTTCGGATGAAAGTGCAGCGTTTGTCAATTTTTTGCAAATATCACACGGTTCCATCATTCGGTCGCACACCATGGAAATCAAGAAGAAGCTCGAAGAAACCGACGAGGAATTATTGGAATTGGCTATAATAGAATTGCGGGAGCGTTTTCAGTTATTGTCTAAGGAAGTGATTGTCCCGTTTGAAGTCGATTTGGGCGAACAGATAAAAATAACGGTGCCACAACTAGGTGACAAAAAACAAATACTGGACTTATCAATTCGCAATGCTAAGTTTTACAGAATAGAACAACTCAAACAATTGCAAATTGTAGACCCAGACCGTCACACTAATAGAATAATGGCACAAATGAAAAGCGATTTGCGTTTGCCGGTAGAGCCCAGACATATAGAATGTTTTGATAATTCTAACATTCAGGGAACCAACCCTGTTGCTGCGTGCGTTGTGTTTAAAGACGGAAAACCAAGCAAAAAAGATTACAGGCATTTTAATATAAAAACAGTGGTTGGTCCGGACGATTTTGCCTCAATGGAAGAAATAGTCTATCGCCGTTACAAGAGATTACTGGACGAAAACGAACCACTACCCAATTTAATTATTATTGATGGGGGTAAAGGACAATTGTCATCGGCATTAAAAAGCATTGATGCTCTAGAACTAAGAGGTAAAATAGCCATTATTGGCATTGCCAAAAGACTGGAAGAATTGTTCTATCCTGGAGATTCTATTCCTTTATATCTTGATAAAAAATCGGAAACCTTAAAGGTCATTCAACAGTTAAGGAATGAGGCACATCGTTTTGGAATCACTTTCCACAGGGACAAAAGAAGTAAAGCAGCACTAAATTCTTCTATAGAAAGTATCCCTGGAATAGGAGAGAAAACGATGCTAACTTTAATTCAACATTTCAAAAGTGTTAAAAGATTAAAGTTGGCTACAGAAAAAGAAATTTCGGACGTTATAGGTATATCAAAAGCCAAAAAAATTACCGACTTTTACAAAACATTAGAGTAA